In one Bacillus thuringiensis genomic region, the following are encoded:
- the argF gene encoding ornithine carbamoyltransferase yields MLMTRPNLKGRSFLAEKDFTQEELLYFLDLAAELKEKKKNGIPHHYLEGKNVALLFEKTSTRTRCAFTVACTDLGANPEYLGKGDIQLGKKESVEDTAKVLGRMFDGIEFRGFSHETVESLAQNSGVPVWNGLTDMWHPTQTLADLLTIREHIGKLKNVKLVYVGDGRNNVANSLLVGGAIIGMDVRICTPESLWPAQEVIDLAKKYNEQVMITSNVEEAVANADVIYTDVWVSMGEEEKFAERVELLKPYQVNMKMIKETGNENVIFLHCLPAFHDVETMYGEEVYEKYGLKEMEVTDEVFRSKHSKVFDQAENRMHTIKAVMAATLGDME; encoded by the coding sequence ATGTTAATGACTAGACCAAATTTAAAAGGAAGAAGCTTTCTAGCAGAAAAAGATTTTACACAAGAAGAATTGTTATATTTTCTAGATTTGGCAGCAGAATTAAAAGAGAAAAAGAAAAATGGTATCCCGCATCATTATTTAGAAGGTAAAAATGTAGCGCTCTTATTTGAAAAAACTTCTACTCGTACGCGTTGTGCATTTACAGTAGCATGTACAGATTTAGGGGCAAATCCTGAATATTTAGGGAAAGGTGATATTCAACTTGGGAAAAAAGAATCTGTAGAGGATACAGCAAAAGTGTTAGGGCGTATGTTTGACGGAATTGAGTTTCGTGGATTTAGTCATGAAACTGTAGAATCTTTAGCACAAAATTCTGGTGTGCCGGTTTGGAATGGATTAACAGACATGTGGCATCCAACACAAACACTAGCAGATTTATTAACAATTAGAGAACATATAGGAAAATTAAAAAATGTGAAGCTCGTTTATGTTGGAGATGGACGAAATAATGTTGCTAATAGTTTACTAGTTGGTGGAGCAATCATTGGAATGGATGTACGTATTTGTACACCGGAATCTTTATGGCCTGCACAAGAAGTAATTGATTTAGCAAAAAAATATAACGAACAGGTAATGATAACAAGTAATGTGGAAGAAGCTGTTGCGAATGCAGATGTAATTTATACAGATGTATGGGTGTCTATGGGGGAAGAAGAAAAATTTGCTGAACGTGTGGAGTTATTGAAACCTTATCAAGTAAATATGAAAATGATTAAAGAAACAGGGAATGAAAACGTGATTTTCTTACATTGTTTACCTGCATTTCATGATGTTGAAACGATGTATGGCGAAGAAGTTTATGAGAAATATGGGTTGAAAGAAATGGAGGTAACTGACGAAGTATTCCGCAGTAAACATTCAAAAGTATTTGATCAAGCTGAAAATAGAATGCATACAATTAAAGCGGTTATGGCAGCTACTTTAGGAGACATGGAGTAA
- the arcD gene encoding arginine-ornithine antiporter — translation MGEDKKLGLFTLTALVVGSMIGGGAFNLASDMAKGAGAGPIIIGWVITGIGMIALGLSFQNLTVKRPDLDGGIFSYAKAGFGNFMGFNSAWGYWLSAWLGNVAYGTLLFSSLGYFFPIFEGGQNVASIIGASVLLWCVHMLILRGVQSAALVNLITTIAKLVPVFVFIVIGIFAFHIDTFLDGFWGQTGSFSWGAVGSQVKSTMLVTLWVFIGVEGAVVLSSRAKNRSDVGKATVIGLIGTLIIYILITLLSLGLMQQADIAGLKNPAMAYLFESVVGKWGAIFINLGLVISVLGAWLGWTLLASEIPYLAAKDGVFPKWFAKENKNKAPVNSLWITNGLIQIFLLTFVVSDQAYNFAFSLASSAILIPYAFSAFYQLKHSLKSEEADRNKNIIIGLIASIYGVWLVYAAGLEYLLLTMTLYAPGIFIFYNVQKQKSSKQIFTRVELASSVVIGALAFFAIYGLITGSITL, via the coding sequence ATGGGTGAAGATAAGAAATTAGGGTTGTTTACACTAACGGCTCTTGTAGTTGGGTCTATGATTGGTGGTGGAGCATTTAATTTAGCAAGTGATATGGCAAAAGGTGCTGGTGCGGGACCCATTATTATTGGTTGGGTTATAACAGGAATTGGAATGATTGCACTCGGATTATCTTTTCAAAATCTCACTGTAAAACGACCAGATTTAGATGGTGGTATTTTTAGCTATGCAAAAGCAGGGTTTGGTAATTTTATGGGATTTAATAGTGCGTGGGGATACTGGCTATCTGCTTGGCTTGGGAATGTAGCTTACGGTACATTATTGTTCTCTTCATTAGGATATTTCTTCCCGATCTTTGAAGGCGGGCAAAATGTAGCGTCTATTATTGGTGCAAGCGTATTATTATGGTGTGTTCACATGTTAATTTTACGTGGAGTTCAATCAGCAGCCCTTGTGAATTTAATAACTACAATCGCAAAATTAGTACCTGTATTTGTATTTATTGTCATAGGAATCTTCGCGTTTCATATTGATACGTTCTTAGATGGATTTTGGGGGCAAACTGGTTCTTTTTCATGGGGAGCAGTTGGCAGCCAAGTTAAAAGTACAATGCTTGTAACTTTATGGGTATTTATTGGGGTAGAAGGGGCTGTTGTTTTATCCAGTCGAGCAAAAAATAGAAGTGATGTAGGGAAAGCAACCGTTATTGGCTTAATTGGTACACTCATCATTTACATTTTAATCACATTATTGTCTCTTGGACTTATGCAGCAAGCAGATATTGCAGGTTTGAAAAATCCGGCTATGGCTTATTTATTTGAAAGTGTTGTTGGAAAATGGGGTGCTATCTTTATTAATTTAGGTTTGGTCATCTCTGTATTAGGTGCTTGGTTAGGTTGGACTTTGCTCGCTTCTGAAATTCCATATTTAGCGGCTAAAGATGGAGTATTTCCAAAATGGTTCGCAAAAGAAAATAAAAATAAGGCTCCAGTAAATTCATTATGGATAACAAATGGTTTAATACAAATATTCTTGTTAACATTCGTCGTTTCTGATCAGGCGTATAACTTTGCATTCTCTTTAGCATCTTCAGCTATTTTAATCCCATATGCTTTTTCAGCATTTTATCAACTGAAGCATAGCTTAAAGTCTGAAGAAGCAGATCGAAATAAAAATATAATAATTGGCTTGATAGCAAGTATTTATGGCGTGTGGTTAGTTTATGCAGCCGGTTTAGAGTATTTATTATTAACAATGACTTTATATGCGCCAGGTATTTTTATTTTTTACAATGTTCAAAAGCAAAAGAGTTCGAAGCAAATATTTACTCGAGTGGAATTAGCATCATCCGTAGTAATTGGTGCTTTAGCATTCTTTGCGATTTATGGATTAATTACAGGCAGTATTACTTTATAA
- the arcC gene encoding carbamate kinase, giving the protein MVRRKIVVALGGNAIQSGEATAGAQQEALEKTAEQLVKIMENDVDIVIAHGNGPQVGNILLQQKAAETEKTPAMPLDTCGAMSQGMIGYWMENAIEKALKKRNINKDVATVITRVVVDKKDEAFRNPTKPIGPFYTEEEARRLMDETKAVFKEDAGRGWRRVVPSPKPVSIHEHKVINSLVEDGNIVIAVGGGGIPVIDSEEGLEGTEAVIDKDFAAQKLAELVDADTLVILTAVDHVYVNYNQPNQKKLEHVTVNQLEEYIEEQQFAAGSMLPKIEAAINFVNTNPKRKTIITSLEKVYEALEEKAGTIISKQNVCMYV; this is encoded by the coding sequence ATGGTACGAAGAAAAATTGTAGTTGCACTAGGGGGAAATGCGATACAGTCTGGAGAAGCTACTGCGGGAGCGCAGCAAGAAGCGTTGGAAAAAACGGCGGAACAACTTGTGAAAATAATGGAAAATGATGTGGATATAGTAATTGCGCATGGAAATGGCCCACAAGTGGGGAATATTTTATTACAGCAAAAAGCTGCAGAAACGGAAAAGACACCTGCAATGCCATTAGATACTTGTGGGGCAATGAGCCAAGGGATGATTGGATATTGGATGGAAAATGCGATTGAAAAGGCATTGAAAAAGCGGAATATAAATAAAGACGTAGCAACGGTTATAACACGCGTTGTTGTGGATAAAAAAGATGAGGCATTTAGAAATCCAACTAAACCAATTGGTCCTTTTTATACAGAAGAAGAGGCCAGAAGATTAATGGATGAAACAAAAGCAGTGTTTAAAGAAGATGCTGGTAGAGGATGGAGACGTGTTGTTCCATCACCGAAGCCTGTAAGTATTCATGAACATAAAGTTATTAATTCTTTGGTCGAAGATGGAAACATAGTGATAGCTGTTGGCGGAGGTGGAATTCCAGTAATTGATTCTGAAGAAGGGTTAGAAGGAACTGAAGCGGTTATCGATAAAGATTTCGCTGCGCAGAAATTAGCAGAATTAGTAGATGCTGATACGCTCGTTATTTTGACTGCAGTTGATCATGTGTATGTAAATTATAATCAACCGAATCAAAAAAAATTAGAGCATGTCACAGTGAATCAATTAGAAGAATATATTGAAGAACAACAATTTGCTGCGGGAAGCATGCTTCCAAAAATTGAAGCTGCTATTAATTTTGTTAATACAAATCCAAAAAGAAAAACGATTATTACGTCTTTAGAAAAAGTATATGAAGCACTAGAAGAAAAAGCTGGTACTATTATTTCAAAACAGAATGTATGCATGTATGTTTAA
- a CDS encoding Crp/Fnr family transcriptional regulator — MNRRNVVKDLKQFELFAHLTEKKLKGLTEFVYWRTYKKGQFLFLEGDSRERIYFMLDGFVKLERVNQNGNLLYDDYVKRYSIFPYGGMFTDRGYNYTAEAMTDVEVYYIPTVIFEDMVKSSRTQLMYVVQQLSSILKLNENRVQNITIPNAQDRVIQTLNYLMQDLGEQSGEKIVISCPLTTIEISKISGTSRETVSGVLKQLKNDSIVTILDKKITIHDPTYFEEISM; from the coding sequence ATGAATAGACGGAACGTAGTGAAAGACTTAAAGCAGTTCGAATTATTTGCTCATTTAACAGAAAAAAAATTGAAAGGGTTAACAGAGTTTGTTTATTGGCGAACTTATAAAAAAGGTCAATTTTTATTTTTAGAAGGGGATTCAAGGGAAAGAATTTACTTCATGTTAGATGGTTTTGTAAAGTTAGAGCGGGTTAATCAAAATGGGAACTTATTATACGATGACTATGTAAAGCGGTATTCTATTTTTCCTTATGGTGGTATGTTTACAGACAGAGGATATAACTATACAGCAGAAGCAATGACGGATGTGGAGGTATATTATATTCCAACGGTAATCTTTGAAGATATGGTAAAATCCAGCAGAACGCAATTGATGTACGTTGTTCAGCAATTATCATCTATATTAAAATTGAACGAAAATCGAGTGCAAAATATTACAATTCCTAATGCACAAGATCGTGTTATCCAAACGTTAAATTATTTAATGCAGGATTTAGGAGAACAGAGTGGGGAAAAGATTGTAATTTCATGTCCACTTACAACAATTGAAATATCCAAAATATCTGGAACATCTCGAGAGACAGTTAGCGGTGTATTAAAACAATTAAAAAATGATAGCATTGTTACAATTTTAGATAAAAAAATTACAATACATGATCCAACATATTTTGAAGAAATCTCTATGTGA
- a CDS encoding glycoside hydrolase family 13 protein gives MNKTWWKEAVAYQIYPRSFMDSNGDGIGDLQGIIAKLDYLKDLGIDVIWICPMYKSPNDDNGYDISDYQDIMDEFGTMEDFDALLDEVHKRDMKLIIDLVINHTSDEHPWFIESRSSKDNPKRDWYIWHDGKDGAEPNNWESIFNGSAWEYDEVTGQYYLHLFSRKQPDLNWENKEVREVLYDTVNWWLDKGIDGFRVDAISHIKKEEGLKDMPNPKELKYVPSFDKHMNVKGIQPLLEELKENTFSKYDIMTVGEANGVKIEDAELWVGEEQGKFNMVFQFEHLSLWDAEKKKDLDVVGLKKVLTKWQKGLENKGWNALYIENHDKPRIVSTWGDDKRYWRESATALGAMYFFMHGTPFIYQGQEIGMTNVQLPNIEDYDDVAIKNLYREKIAEGVPHQDMMEIIWASCRDNSRTPMQWNDEMNAGFTTSTPWFSMNPNYKEINVEKQKNEEKSIFNFYKKMIALKKEHDVLNYGTYDLLLEDDPQIYAYTRTLQDEKVIVISNISKEEAVYNEGSFALERKRLLLNNYEVAEHEEVTTIALKPYETRVYRIS, from the coding sequence ATGAATAAGACATGGTGGAAAGAAGCAGTTGCTTATCAAATTTATCCACGTAGCTTTATGGATTCAAATGGAGATGGTATTGGAGATTTACAAGGTATTATTGCGAAACTGGATTATTTAAAAGATTTAGGTATAGATGTAATTTGGATTTGCCCAATGTATAAGTCACCTAATGATGATAATGGTTATGACATTAGTGATTATCAAGATATCATGGATGAGTTTGGTACGATGGAAGACTTTGATGCTTTACTAGATGAAGTTCATAAGCGTGATATGAAGCTTATTATTGATTTAGTTATTAATCATACAAGTGATGAACATCCATGGTTTATTGAGTCTCGTTCATCTAAAGACAATCCGAAGCGTGATTGGTATATTTGGCATGATGGTAAAGATGGTGCGGAACCAAACAACTGGGAAAGTATTTTTAATGGTTCGGCATGGGAATATGATGAAGTAACAGGACAATATTATTTACACTTATTCTCGCGTAAACAACCAGATTTAAACTGGGAGAATAAAGAAGTTCGCGAAGTATTATACGATACAGTTAATTGGTGGCTTGATAAAGGTATTGATGGTTTCCGCGTTGATGCGATTAGTCATATTAAAAAAGAAGAAGGTCTCAAGGATATGCCAAATCCAAAAGAGTTAAAATATGTGCCATCTTTTGATAAACATATGAATGTAAAAGGTATTCAACCTTTATTAGAAGAGCTAAAAGAAAATACATTCTCTAAGTACGATATTATGACTGTTGGTGAAGCAAATGGCGTTAAGATTGAAGATGCTGAGCTTTGGGTTGGAGAAGAGCAAGGTAAGTTCAATATGGTATTCCAGTTTGAACATTTAAGTTTATGGGATGCAGAGAAGAAGAAAGACCTTGATGTTGTAGGATTGAAAAAAGTATTAACGAAATGGCAAAAAGGATTAGAAAATAAAGGATGGAACGCTTTATATATTGAGAATCACGATAAACCACGTATCGTTTCAACATGGGGAGATGATAAACGATATTGGCGTGAAAGTGCAACAGCTCTAGGAGCGATGTATTTCTTTATGCACGGTACACCGTTTATTTATCAAGGACAAGAAATTGGTATGACAAATGTTCAGTTACCAAATATTGAAGATTACGATGATGTAGCAATTAAAAATTTATATCGCGAGAAAATTGCAGAGGGCGTACCACATCAAGATATGATGGAGATTATATGGGCTTCTTGCCGCGATAATTCACGTACACCTATGCAGTGGAATGATGAGATGAATGCTGGTTTCACAACAAGTACACCTTGGTTTAGCATGAATCCAAATTACAAAGAAATTAATGTTGAGAAGCAAAAAAATGAAGAAAAGTCTATTTTCAATTTCTATAAGAAAATGATTGCCCTGAAAAAAGAGCACGATGTACTGAACTATGGTACGTACGATTTACTTTTAGAAGACGATCCACAAATTTATGCATATACACGTACGTTACAGGATGAAAAAGTCATTGTAATTAGTAATATCTCAAAAGAGGAAGCTGTGTATAATGAGGGTTCATTTGCACTAGAACGCAAACGTTTGCTTTTAAATAACTATGAAGTTGCGGAACATGAAGAAGTAACAACAATTGCTTTAAAACCTTATGAAACAAGGGTTTATCGCATTTCATAA
- a CDS encoding PTS transporter subunit IIBC, with amino-acid sequence MKITSFDFWQKFGKALLVVVAVMPAAGLMISIGKLIGMSAGDVNAVHTIARVMEDIGWAIITNLHILFAVAIGGSWAKDRAGGAFAALLAFVLTNRITGAIFGVNAEMLADSKAKVSSVIAGDLIVKDYFTSVLGAPALNMGVFVGIITGFLGATLYNKYYNYNKLPQALAFFNGKRFVPFVVILWSTVTAIVLSLLWPFIQSGLNEFGRWIAASKDSAPVVAPFVYGTLERLLLPFGLHHMLTIPMNYTELGGTYTMLTGSKVGQVVAGQDPLWLAWITDLNNLLANGDTKAYNDLLNNVVPARFKAGQVIGSTAALMGIAFAMFRNVDKEKRAKYKPMFLSAALAVFLTGVTEPIEFMFMFIAPVLYVVYAITTGLAFALADLINLRVHAFGFIELITRTPMMVNAGLTRDLINFVIVSLVFFGLNFTLFNFLIKKFNLPTPGRAGNYIDNEDEASEGTGNVQDGSLATKVIDLLGGKENIADVDACMTRLRVTVKDLDVVAPEAQWKQNGALGLIVKDKGVQAVYGPKADVLKSDIQDMLGA; translated from the coding sequence ATGAAAATTACGTCTTTTGATTTTTGGCAAAAGTTCGGGAAAGCTTTATTAGTTGTTGTAGCTGTAATGCCAGCAGCTGGTTTAATGATTTCCATCGGTAAGTTAATTGGTATGTCTGCTGGGGATGTTAACGCAGTTCATACAATCGCTCGCGTAATGGAAGACATCGGTTGGGCAATCATTACAAATCTACACATCTTATTCGCAGTAGCAATTGGGGGATCTTGGGCGAAAGATCGCGCGGGTGGTGCATTTGCAGCGCTATTAGCATTCGTCTTAACAAACCGAATTACAGGAGCTATATTTGGCGTAAACGCTGAAATGTTAGCGGATTCAAAAGCGAAAGTTTCTTCAGTAATAGCGGGAGATTTAATTGTAAAAGATTACTTTACTTCTGTACTTGGTGCACCTGCATTAAACATGGGAGTGTTCGTAGGGATCATCACAGGTTTCTTAGGAGCTACTTTATATAACAAATATTATAACTATAATAAACTGCCACAGGCATTAGCATTCTTTAATGGAAAACGATTTGTACCATTCGTTGTAATTCTTTGGTCTACAGTTACTGCGATTGTATTATCACTTCTATGGCCATTCATCCAAAGTGGGTTAAATGAATTTGGTCGCTGGATTGCAGCTTCAAAAGATAGCGCACCAGTTGTTGCACCGTTTGTATATGGAACGTTAGAGCGTTTATTATTACCATTTGGTTTACACCATATGTTAACGATTCCGATGAACTATACAGAGCTAGGCGGAACATATACGATGTTAACTGGTTCAAAAGTTGGACAAGTTGTAGCAGGACAAGATCCATTATGGCTTGCATGGATTACAGATTTAAATAATTTACTAGCAAATGGAGATACGAAGGCATATAACGATTTATTAAATAACGTTGTACCAGCTCGTTTCAAAGCTGGACAAGTTATCGGCTCAACAGCAGCGTTAATGGGGATTGCATTTGCGATGTTCCGTAACGTTGATAAAGAAAAGCGTGCAAAATATAAACCAATGTTTTTATCAGCAGCATTAGCAGTATTCTTAACAGGTGTAACAGAACCAATTGAATTCATGTTCATGTTTATTGCTCCAGTATTATATGTTGTATATGCTATTACAACAGGACTTGCATTCGCACTAGCTGATTTAATTAACTTACGTGTTCATGCATTTGGATTTATTGAGTTAATTACTCGTACACCAATGATGGTTAATGCAGGTTTAACAAGAGACTTAATCAACTTTGTTATTGTTTCATTAGTGTTCTTCGGTCTTAACTTTACACTATTTAATTTCTTAATTAAAAAATTCAATTTACCAACACCAGGGCGTGCAGGTAACTATATTGATAATGAAGATGAGGCATCAGAAGGAACAGGAAATGTACAAGACGGTTCATTAGCAACAAAAGTTATCGATTTATTAGGTGGAAAAGAAAATATTGCTGACGTAGATGCTTGTATGACACGCTTACGTGTAACAGTAAAAGACTTAGATGTTGTTGCACCAGAAGCACAGTGGAAACAAAATGGTGCTTTAGGGCTTATTGTAAAAGATAAAGGTGTACAAGCGGTATATGGTCCGAAAGCTGACGTATTAAAGTCAGACATTCAAGATATGTTAGGTGCGTAA
- a CDS encoding endonuclease/exonuclease/phosphatase family protein has translation MKLLTLNCHSWQEENQIEKIKYLAKVIQEEEYDVIALQEVSQSIQAENVCGNKKKDNFGLLLLEELKALHVKDYNITWDFSHIGYDLYEEGLAIITKHNIIKEDTFFISENEDTTYWKTRKIVSTTIAYNGKNITFYSCHLGWWNDEEESFKGQVDRLMERVDSNKLAFLMGDFNNNARLEGEGYEYMMQKGLYDTYELAIEKDEGTTVQGEIAGWDENKHNLRIDLILCNQSKKVHSSKVIFNGTNRNVISDHFGVEVQLDI, from the coding sequence ATGAAATTGCTAACTTTAAACTGTCATTCTTGGCAAGAAGAGAATCAAATAGAAAAGATAAAATACCTTGCTAAAGTAATTCAAGAAGAAGAGTACGATGTCATCGCATTGCAAGAAGTAAGTCAGTCCATACAAGCTGAAAATGTATGCGGTAACAAGAAAAAAGATAATTTTGGACTTTTACTATTAGAAGAGTTAAAAGCGCTACATGTAAAAGATTACAATATTACTTGGGATTTCTCTCATATTGGTTATGACTTGTACGAAGAAGGATTAGCGATTATAACGAAGCATAATATTATAAAAGAAGATACGTTCTTTATTTCAGAAAACGAGGATACAACGTATTGGAAAACGCGTAAAATTGTAAGTACAACAATTGCTTATAATGGTAAGAATATAACGTTTTACTCTTGCCATCTCGGTTGGTGGAATGATGAAGAAGAGTCATTCAAAGGTCAAGTCGATCGTTTGATGGAGCGTGTAGATAGCAATAAGCTCGCCTTCTTAATGGGGGACTTTAATAACAATGCTCGGTTGGAAGGCGAAGGTTATGAGTATATGATGCAAAAAGGTTTGTATGACACATATGAATTAGCAATAGAGAAGGATGAAGGAACGACTGTCCAAGGTGAGATTGCTGGTTGGGATGAAAATAAACATAATTTGCGAATCGATCTAATATTGTGTAACCAAAGTAAAAAGGTTCATTCTTCAAAAGTTATTTTTAATGGTACAAACAGAAATGTAATTTCAGATCATTTCGGTGTAGAGGTTCAATTGGATATATAA